The Bradyrhizobium sp. CCBAU 051011 DNA segment CTTGTCCTTGGCGAGGTTGATCGCCGCGCCCTGCGTCTTGCGCTCGTCCGGCGACATCTTGCCGAGGGTGGCGAGCAAGGCGGAGATCGAGCCTTTCTTGCCGAGCGCTGCGACGCGGACGGCTTCGAGGGCAGCTTCATCGCCGGCGGCGGCGATATCGTCGAGAACGGACTTTTCGAGTGTGGCGAGGTCGGACACGGTCAAATCTCTTTCGCAAAAGGCCGCCGGGTTGTCGCCGCTCGGGGGCCAAAACGTCAAGCAAAAAGCCCGTCAAATGTCGGACCGGCGGCCCGGCACCCTTGAACCAATTCACGCGGAGCCGCACCAAGATGAGTTCGATCAATGGAGCTCGAGATACGTTTTGGACCCGGGATGGCTGTTCTGGCCCTCGTTCTATCGTTTGCCGCACCGGCCGCCGCCGAAGATTGTCCGGCGAAGTCGAGGGACGAGGTCACGGCGGCGATGAAGGCGGCTCCGAGTTGCAAGCGCGCCATGCAGATAGCCTCGGCCTGCTCGGGCGGGGCCACCGGCGACGTTGGGCTTACCGACGCCGTCAAGGCGAGATGCGAGGGTGACTTCCTGGCCCGCCTCAGCGCGCAGCAGAAGCGGACCTATCAGCGCGAGAAGGATGCCTGCGACCGAAAGTTCAGCCACGAGGAAGGCACTATGTACATTTCGTTCGCGGCGTTCTGCCGGGCGAAGGTCGCCCAGCGCTATTCGCAGCGCGCACTCAAGGCGGCCAAATAGGCCGGCCTCAGGCCGCCAGCGCGGCCTTGGCCTTCTCGGCGATCGCCTGGAACGCCGCCGGCTCGTTGATGGCGAGATCCGACAGCACCTTGCGGTCGACCGTGATGCCCGACTTCGACAGGCCGTTGATGAAGACGCTGTAGGTCATGCCGAACGGGCGCACGGCCGCGTTCAGGCGCTGGATCCAGAGCGCGCGGAAGGTGCGCTTCTTGCGCTTGCGATCGCGGAACGCATACTGGCCGGCCTTCTCGACGGCGGCCTTGGCGGCGCGAATGGTGTTCTTGCGGCGGCCGTAAAAACCCTTGGCGGCCTTGTAGACTTTCTTGTGCTTGGCGTGAGAGGTCACACCGCGTTTGACGCGAGACATGACTGGAATCCTTGATCAGAAATGAGGTGACGGGATCGCCGCGCGCAGGCGCGGCTCGGCTGTATCGGCGTGAACGCGATCAGGCGTTCGGCAAGAAGTACTTCTTGACGTTGTCGCCGTCGGTCTTGAACAGCACGCGGGTGCCGCGGAGCTGACGAATCTGCTTCTTCGTCCGCTTGATCATGCCGTGGCGCTTGCCGCGCTGGGCGTGCATCACTTTGCCGGTGGCAGTCACCTTGAAGCGCTTTTTAGCGCCTGACTTGGTCTTCAGCTTGGGCATTTGGCTCTCCTGTGGCCGCAACACGAAAACGCCCGTGAAGGCGTTGTGCCGGCTAAAATGCTCGTTAGAGCGTTGAAAGTGCTCAGGTTTTCCCAGAAAAAGGAATAACCCGCACGGACATCGACACGGCAGCCCTTGATCAGCCGGGCGATGAAGGTCGGGCTTATGACAGAGGAAACGCCAATTGGCAACGATGAACCGCGGCGCCCGACGCCGCTACCTATCGCTGACGTCATTAACACCCCGTCCGGAGCAGGAACAATGACCCATTTTCAGCGATCGATTGCCGGTTTTGGCACTTCTCCCGGCCTTCGGGCCTCGCGCTGGCTTCCCGTTTTCGCCGCTCTGGCCGTCATGGCGGCCCCGGTCACCGCCGAAGCTGCGCCGAGGGGAGCCAGGGCAATCCGAGCCTATGACGGCATCTGGAACGTGGTTTTCGCCACCACGCGGGGCAATTGCAGTTCAGGCTACAGCGTTCCCTTCACCGTCATCGGCAGCCGGGTTTCATCGGCCGGCGGCGGCAGGGTTTCGGGATCGGTCAGTCGCGCCGGTGTGGTTGCGGTCCGGGTTTCGGTCGGCGCATCTCGCGCCAGCGGCGGCGGCCGGCTTGTGGGCAGCTACGGCGCGGGCTCGTGGCGCGGCATCATCACCGGCGATTACTGTAGCGGTACCTGGCAGGCTACGCGGGGCTGACTTTTAAGAGCCGTAGCCCGGATGTAGCGAAGCGAAATCCGGGGTGCTGCGTATGCGGATCGACCTGCCCCGGATTGCGCTTCGCTCCATCCGGGCTACGAGAAATGAAAACGGCCCGCCGGATCGTCTGACGGGCCGCTTCATATCTTACAACCGACTAAACTCAGCGCGGCGCCAGCACCATCACGACCTGGCGGCCCTCGAACCTGGCGTCCTGCTCGACCTTGGCGAATTCGGCGACGTCGGCCTTCACCTTGTCCAACAGTTTGGTGCCGATCTCCTGGTGCGCCATTTCGCGGCCACGGTAGCGCAAGGTGATCTTGACCTTGTCGCCTTCCTCGAAGAACCGCTGCATCGCGCGCATCTTCACGTCGTAGTCGTGATCGTCGATCATCGGCCGCAGCTTGATCTCCTTGATCTCGACGATCTTCTGCTTCTTGCGGGCTTCGGCCGCTTTCTTCTGTGCCGAATACTTGAACTTCCCGTAGTCCATAATCTTGCAGACGGGAGGATTGTTGTTCGGCGAAATCTCGACAAGATCCATGCCCGCCTCGAGGGCCATCTTGATGGCCACCACGGTCTCGATGGTCCCGTGGTTGGTGCCGTTCTGATCGATCAGCTGGATCTGCGCGTTGCGGATATCATCATTGGTGCGCGGCCCGTCTTTGGTTGCAGCGGGCGGGGCTCTGTTGGGACGGCGAATGGGTAACTCTCCAAAGTTGTGAAAGGAAGGGCCGTAGTTTGAAGCAATATGCCGAAGACAGCAAGCGAACTCGCTCACTGCGCCCGAAAACCGTCAAATGCGAGGCAATTCGGTCACTTCAGCCAAATATAGGCCGGCCACCTGATCCGCAAGCGCCAGAGGGTCGCGCTTGACCCGTGAAGCGCGCTCGCGGACAAAGCGGCAGGGCGAGAGACCGATCCATGACCAATTCAGCAGCGATCGACCAGGAACCGACCTTTATCGAGGTGGGAGAGGGCGACGGCGGCCGCCGCATTGCCGTGCGCGCCCGCGCCGGCAGCGGGCCGGGACTGTTCTGGCTCGGCGGTTTCAATTCCGACATGAGGGGCACCAAGGCGCTGGCGCTCGACGCCTGGGCCGCGGAACACGGCCGCGCCTGTATTAGATTCGATTATTCCGGCCACGGCGAATCGGGCGGCGCCTTCATCGACGGCACCATCGGGCGCTGGCTGGAAGAAGCCGTCGCGGTATTCGAGCAGTTCTGCCGGGGCCCGCAGGTCGTGATCGGCTCCTCGATGGGCGGCTGGATGGCGCTCTTGCTGGCGCGCGCCATCGCCGACCGTGAGGCAAAGCAGGCGAACCTCGCCGGGCTGGTGCTGATCGCACCGGCGCCCGACTTCACCGAGCAATTGATGTGGAACAATTTTTCGGACGAGATCCGCGAGGAGATCAGGACCAAGGGCGTCTGGATGCGGCCGTCGGAGTATGGCGACGGCACGCCCTATCCGATCACCCGCGCGCTGATCGAGGAGGGACGCAATCACCTCTTGCTCGGCAGCGCCATCGAGGTCGGCTGCCCCGTCCGCATCCTGCAGGGCGCGAAGGATCCTGATGTGCCCTGGCAACACGCGTTTGCGCTGGCGCACCGGCTGCCGGCCGAGGACGTGGTGCTGACCATGATCCAGGATGGCGACCACCGCCTGTCGCGCCCGCAGGACATCGCGCGCATCATGGCCGCGGTAGCGGAGATGGGGTGATCTTCTTTTCCTTCTCCCCTTGTGGGAGAAGGTGGATCGCTGACGCGAAGCGGCGGCGAGCCGGATGAGGGGTTCTCTCCGCGGAGACAGACCCCTTGTATCTGCACGGCCAAGATTTGTGCGATGGAAGCGACTTAGCGTCTTGGCCGGTGGCCACCGGCCAAGACGCGTGGCGATGTCGCCCGTTCCCCCTCCGGCTACAACCGTGGGTGAGCTTTGGGATCTTCGCCATGTCACGCACGACCGAACAGTCGCTTGAGCTCCGATCGCATGGACAAGGCAGGTTACCGTGAAGAACACAATTTGTGGAGTGGACGTTTCGAAAGCCAAGCTCGATGTCTGCATCGAGCCCGGGCATCGGCTTGCGAGCTTCAATAACGATACGGCAGGCATTGCGGAACTGGCCGCGTTCTGCCGTGAACATGCCGTCACGCTGGTGGTGATGGAGGCCAGTGGCGGGTACGAGCGACGGGCATTCGTCGAGCTGTGGGAAAAAGGCATCAGCTGCGCGCTGACCAATCCACGCAACGTCCGCCGCTACGCCGAGGCGATGGGCATTCTGGAAAAGACCGACCG contains these protein-coding regions:
- the rplT gene encoding 50S ribosomal protein L20, which encodes MSRVKRGVTSHAKHKKVYKAAKGFYGRRKNTIRAAKAAVEKAGQYAFRDRKRKKRTFRALWIQRLNAAVRPFGMTYSVFINGLSKSGITVDRKVLSDLAINEPAAFQAIAEKAKAALAA
- the rpmI gene encoding 50S ribosomal protein L35, which codes for MPKLKTKSGAKKRFKVTATGKVMHAQRGKRHGMIKRTKKQIRQLRGTRVLFKTDGDNVKKYFLPNA
- the infC gene encoding translation initiation factor IF-3 translates to MRRPNRAPPAATKDGPRTNDDIRNAQIQLIDQNGTNHGTIETVVAIKMALEAGMDLVEISPNNNPPVCKIMDYGKFKYSAQKKAAEARKKQKIVEIKEIKLRPMIDDHDYDVKMRAMQRFFEEGDKVKITLRYRGREMAHQEIGTKLLDKVKADVAEFAKVEQDARFEGRQVVMVLAPR
- a CDS encoding carboxylesterase, translated to MTNSAAIDQEPTFIEVGEGDGGRRIAVRARAGSGPGLFWLGGFNSDMRGTKALALDAWAAEHGRACIRFDYSGHGESGGAFIDGTIGRWLEEAVAVFEQFCRGPQVVIGSSMGGWMALLLARAIADREAKQANLAGLVLIAPAPDFTEQLMWNNFSDEIREEIRTKGVWMRPSEYGDGTPYPITRALIEEGRNHLLLGSAIEVGCPVRILQGAKDPDVPWQHAFALAHRLPAEDVVLTMIQDGDHRLSRPQDIARIMAAVAEMG